In Lactuca sativa cultivar Salinas chromosome 5, Lsat_Salinas_v11, whole genome shotgun sequence, the DNA window ATTGAATCCACACCTCTTCATTATATTAGATGGATATGACAAGCTCAAATCCAAAACATTCAACCTAAATTAAAATGTTCAGAATCAAATTATTAGTTAAAAATGTTGAATTAGATTATGCTTCAGTAAATTTTAATGTCATCTTTTCAGGTTCCAGTTACAAGTAGCAAAGGAGCTGGACCTTCTATGTTAGAAGGGAAAAGTGGCTATGGTTCAACCACGCAAGACTCACCAAAATTCACATCTGGACACTACCCTGCATCTACCCAAAAGTTTTTCTAGAAAATCATGTGGAAGCTGAACAAGTTCATTGCTAAGGAATCATTGCTCACATATCCCGTGGGCTTTGCAATTGAGCCCGATAAAGAAAATGGGTCATCTTCAAATATTATATGGAAATCTTGCACCTGAAGGCTCAGTAGCAAAGATCATAGGAAAAGAAGGGTTATATTTCTCTGGTAATTATCTCATTTtcacattttgttttgtttaatttGTAGTTGGTTTTATTAATAATGATTTGGGAGACTTTTTTTAGGTCCTGCATATGTCTTTGAGGGGGAGGAAGCCATGATTGCAGCCATCTCTGAAGACCCTATGAGTTTTAAGGTTTACTTTTTGGACTCTATTCAAGAAATATCAATGTATTTTcaattatttgtttattatagaacATTCTACTTGTATTTGTTTCTATTACAATGTTTGAATAGGAAAAAACGTCTATTAAAGTATAAGCAAATGAAAGTAAGATgttataataaactaattaaaagcatgttgctatttcttgaatttagtccctttttttattttttttatttgaatttttaaataaaatcttGTTTCAGGGGAAAGTGGTTGTTATTAGAGGAGAAGGTCCTAAAGGGGGCCCAAGTATGCCTGAAATGCTGACAC includes these proteins:
- the LOC111910236 gene encoding dihydroxy-acid dehydratase, chloroplastic isoform X3 — encoded protein: MGHLQILYGNLAPEGSVAKIIGKEGLYFSGPAYVFEGEEAMIAAISEDPMSFKGKVVVIRGEGPKGGPSMPEMLTPTSAIMGAGLGKECALLTDGRFLGGSHGYVVRHIFPEAQVFSYYIFMVKVKLMDASFFTLHLYGGYIG